The Dermacentor silvarum isolate Dsil-2018 chromosome 3, BIME_Dsil_1.4, whole genome shotgun sequence region GAAACCTGAAAGCTTTATTGTGTTCTCGAGCTCTAGCGGCTTCAAATATGGGTCAGCAGCAAAATTCTACAAGTTTAACGCAAGGTGAGCAGCCTAATCCAAATGTCCCCTTCTCGCTTATGACGGACCGCAGTTAGCATGGAATGCCATGACAAATCTATGCCACCAAAAAATGATTCTGGAAGCCCTACTTCTGTTACCCGGAGCATTCTCCTTACGCAGAAATCTATGAATGTTTTGCATCCGTTATTTTGTTATCTGCATCTCATAACGCATCTCACGTTTCCTTTATCGGCAGGTATGGGTGCAGGCATCGTGCTCGTGAGTTTCATGGTCACCCTGGGCCTGCACTTCGACAAATATTTGGCTGTTGCCAGTGGACTTCGCGACGCTGGCACCACTCTGTGCGCCTTCGTGTTTCCGTCTCTGCTGTCATTCCTGAACAGCCGCTACTGCCTCCGCggcacgctgctcgtctacagtGCGCTCGCCATGAACGTCACGGTCGTGGCGCTTTTCTTGTGGGTGCGAGTTCGGGAGAGTGAACGACAAGACTGCCCTGAAGGCCCCAGGCCTGTCCTGAAGACTACGAAAAAGGAAGGAGTTTTTATGCTCTCGAAGTCGCAAATGACGCTCAATACGTTTCCGAAAGCTGTGCGCGGTGACAATGAGTGCGAGGAGTCGTTTGCCTCATTTTTGCGGAAGCTTGCCATACTGAGGGCTCCTAGCTTCTACgttgttgtccttggtgccacGGTGGAGATTTACGGGTACACTGTGTTCCTCGAAACCATAGACTCTTACGCGCTGGACAAGGGAGCTTCTAGACCGCAGGCCGACATGGCGATCACGTACGCGACCATCGCCGAAATTGTGGGCTACGTCGGCGTGCCCTTGATCGCCGACATGAACTTCGTGAGCCGACAGACGATGATGACCACCTGCTTTGCTCTGCTCACGCTATGCTACGCGCTCGTGCCGTACACGTCGTGGCCGATGACGTACGTCGTTGACAGCGCCCTCCTCATAACTTTCATCGCTGCTGTGAGCTCTCTACGGTGTTCGCTCATGACGCAGTACTTCGGCGCCGTCCAAGTGCCGCTCTGCATGACGGCGGTTGGGCTGCTGCTCATTCCTCTGCAACTGAGCAGTCCCACGATCATAGGTAAGCCGTTTGTCAAATTATTCTGAGATAGCGGTAGTGATCTACAATGTCTGTAAATGGAGAGAGAAGGAAAAGGAAAGGCAATGGGGTTAACCGCTGTTGAGCCCGTTGGCTATCCTACATAGCGAGAGAGCAAGGGGGAAAAGGATAAAGACAACGAGATAGGACCGAGGTGATGCGCGCTGGTTGCGCAGACGAACAATAGGTGCCTTGCGCAAGCACCTCATAGGTGCTTGCGCAGTAGGGGGTTAACTGCAGAAACAGAAGCAACGTGTCATTCTGCTGTTTCAATGTCAGAAACACATGGTCCAAAATTTCACTGTGAAATGTATTAAGCTTAGATGGCTCAAGGCGGTCTCTTTTCTTAAACGCACGAGCAGTCATATAGAACGTTAACTATGAATATACTCGTCCGGTAAATGCATGTAACGATTCTGTGGAAATATTATTCCTTCTCGCGCTTTGTCCGGGGGTCCGAGCAGTGCTCAGGCGAAATTACCACCGGCATTGGCCGGGCATGATCAATAgataataagaaaaaaagagaatCTAGTGAAAGAAATCCTTGCAACAAACAGGTCCTGAATTGTAACCAAGCTCATAAAGCACAGTTAAACTCCTCAAATGCTTGTTAGATAAGCTTATTGCGAAAGTGCATGTCCACTGCGGGAACGCGCTTTAGTGAAAGCTCCTGTAACTGCCCCCTCAATATTTTTAATTGCTATCACCAAAATCATGAACTTCGGGCACGCCACAAAACCCTACATATCAGAGCGGTTTTACATAGGAACGGTTGCTCCCTTAACTACAGTTCGCAACAGCGCGCTATTTTATGAAATTTTGAACTAGCAGAAAGAAGTTTCAGGTCCAGCTTCCAACATAAAATCACAAATAATTGACACAcattcccgcaggggcgtctgcgtaaacaggcgtttggtgtgttgcgacaccacggacccgagcacatgagggttggaccctcccgcgtgtagccgtgcgcggcttagccgtgtctggggaaagggggatcctgggggttgagccgatgctgggtgttcggacctttaaggccccccggcggaggcaacacacctcttcggcctctgcttcacatagacggcacctccagactgacccacctggaggaaatcggcagtcgccttttcctgtccccctcttcagtcttttgtctttctctttcacttttccatctttcctgtttTCTAGTCACTTCtcctcacttccgaatttctgggcggcaagggttaacctggtgtagctatccaaccttgggtatttatattaggttatagcggcgatgcatggctggcgtctacaggtattccaaccttgtagcgtccccttgttgggctcggtggtgggtggctaccatcgccgccgaatttttcATTTTTACATGGCAACCACTTTTCCCCCGCTacttgatcgctccctgaaaagggggcgcaccgatgaaactttcaatttttttatgaaaCCGCAACAGTCTTTTCTGAAGTACCACGTTGTACACAGCCAAcatgaaactaggacagtccgaatgatctcgccatttCTTGTAGCTAAATCTCTCACCGAAGCAattggcccaggttataaagtaacaaagatgggaagcggcgaccttcttctcgaAGTCCGTGACAAACCACAGTATGACAAACTCTcgaagcttgtggcatttggagataTTCCTGTATCAGTAGGCCCACACAGAtccttgaacactgtccgcggtgtcgtctctgaagat contains the following coding sequences:
- the LOC119445784 gene encoding monocarboxylate transporter 9-like, coding for METNGKFRSYSVFTVSYPNLTGKPATARRKSEYGGRENMDRNWGIAVAAAVASFFNLATQINSGFFFVAIMDTFAVGHSNASWPESVFTIMTYSGSLIVVVLQRHFTVSQITLLGSLMLWIPLIGAAFAPNITMMTLALGALHGMGAGIVLVSFMVTLGLHFDKYLAVASGLRDAGTTLCAFVFPSLLSFLNSRYCLRGTLLVYSALAMNVTVVALFLWVRVRESERQDCPEGPRPVLKTTKKEGVFMLSKSQMTLNTFPKAVRGDNECEESFASFLRKLAILRAPSFYVVVLGATVEIYGYTVFLETIDSYALDKGASRPQADMAITYATIAEIVGYVGVPLIADMNFVSRQTMMTTCFALLTLCYALVPYTSWPMTYVVDSALLITFIAAVSSLRCSLMTQYFGAVQVPLCMTAVGLLLIPLQLSSPTIIGFFRDNLGSYDGIYRALAVLHLAMVMLYAPLAVHERRKKRGSFQAEPEACAQVTKL